A DNA window from Bacteroides cellulosilyticus contains the following coding sequences:
- a CDS encoding glycoside hydrolase family 2 protein: MKRSAQIQWIFCLLLGCTTSLVAQNVANWGLTHPQPKGTLPKSKVQIMMPSPKAQIPMETAVEKVGENDFLLNRGWKLTDGKNGWYNATVPGTVLTTLVDQGVYPDPYYGLNNLAIPDTLCRMDWWYRLEFNSPVPAEGREAWLVFKGINYQAEIWLNDVCLGTMKGAFIRGEFNATDHLVDGKNTLVVRILPPPNPGIPHEQSPSAGNGMNGGQLCLDGPTFISSEGWDWVPGIRDRNIGIWQDVHLRFTNGIRLHDTQVVTHLALPDTTVAEVTVRTEVENLQPIAKQVSVDLNLEGKQITQEVSLAPGERKVVVFIPDVYEALVLKSPRLWWPNNYGRQELYTMDVAVAEKGVPSDSKKVRFGVRELSYELEICFPDDSIRRMEYRPTVMGQGEPVFDNINRKYIEGGMCMPRLKKNVASDILVPAPDKAMQHYMVIKVNGKRIFCKGGNWGMDDAMKRVSREHLEPYFRLHKEANFNMIRNWTGESTEEVFYELCDEYGMLVFNDFWLSTQGYNMPVNDDNLFLQNAEDVVVRFRNHPSIAVWNPRNEGFAPAYIEERLAKMIAEKDGTRYYSPNSTHCNLRPSGPWNYHKNPVDYYRNRAHGFNTEQGSTSIPTEESILAMMDVKDAWPISDVWYYHDLHGGQREFMEDIDRKYGKPTDLKDFSRKAQIANYDSHRAMMEAWNSKMWNSTSGLLLWMSHPAWPSMVWQIYSWDYETFGSFYGCRKACEPVHIQKNLDDQKIIVVNTTLKEMKGAKAIYEAYSLEGKSLFRRVLKVNVAANGTTECFVQDKPLGITGVYLERLLLTDKYGRTVSVNDYWQDNGKGNFLDFNSLEEASVACKLISRKNNRVQIELRNTGVKPAIALKLNVREPDTDKRILPAYISDGYFNLLSGEKRTITIEYMSQREASISVEGYNLKRSRLLTLK, from the coding sequence ATGAAACGAAGCGCTCAAATTCAATGGATATTTTGTCTCTTATTGGGTTGTACTACTTCATTAGTAGCTCAGAATGTGGCAAATTGGGGATTGACTCATCCTCAGCCAAAAGGGACATTGCCGAAATCGAAAGTGCAAATCATGATGCCTTCCCCGAAGGCACAGATACCGATGGAGACGGCCGTAGAAAAAGTGGGCGAGAATGATTTCTTGTTGAACCGGGGCTGGAAACTGACGGATGGCAAGAACGGCTGGTATAATGCAACTGTTCCGGGTACAGTATTGACTACTTTAGTGGATCAGGGAGTATATCCTGATCCTTATTATGGACTGAATAATCTGGCAATTCCCGACACCCTTTGTAGGATGGACTGGTGGTACCGTTTGGAATTCAACTCACCTGTTCCTGCGGAAGGTAGAGAAGCTTGGTTGGTTTTTAAAGGTATAAATTATCAAGCCGAGATATGGCTGAATGACGTATGCCTGGGTACAATGAAAGGTGCCTTTATCCGGGGTGAATTTAATGCAACGGATCATTTGGTGGATGGTAAGAATACATTGGTTGTTCGTATTCTTCCACCACCTAACCCGGGAATTCCTCATGAACAGTCCCCATCTGCCGGCAATGGAATGAATGGCGGACAATTATGTCTGGATGGACCGACCTTTATTTCTTCAGAGGGTTGGGACTGGGTACCGGGCATTCGCGACCGGAATATAGGTATCTGGCAGGATGTACATTTACGTTTCACGAACGGCATTCGTCTGCATGATACGCAGGTGGTTACTCATTTGGCGCTACCGGATACTACAGTTGCTGAAGTTACTGTACGTACGGAAGTAGAAAACCTGCAACCGATAGCCAAGCAAGTATCGGTTGACTTGAATCTTGAAGGTAAACAGATAACTCAGGAGGTAAGCCTCGCACCTGGGGAACGAAAGGTAGTAGTCTTTATTCCGGATGTTTACGAAGCATTGGTGCTGAAATCTCCCCGCCTGTGGTGGCCAAATAATTATGGCCGTCAGGAACTTTATACGATGGATGTGGCTGTAGCGGAAAAGGGAGTGCCATCTGATTCCAAGAAAGTGCGTTTCGGAGTCCGTGAACTCTCTTATGAATTGGAAATTTGTTTTCCTGACGATTCTATCCGTCGGATGGAATATCGCCCGACCGTAATGGGGCAGGGTGAACCTGTTTTTGATAATATAAACCGTAAATATATTGAAGGCGGCATGTGTATGCCTCGTCTGAAAAAGAATGTTGCTTCTGATATTCTTGTGCCGGCACCGGACAAAGCTATGCAGCATTACATGGTGATAAAAGTAAACGGCAAGCGTATCTTCTGTAAGGGAGGAAACTGGGGGATGGATGATGCTATGAAGCGTGTTTCGCGCGAACATCTCGAACCTTACTTCCGTTTGCACAAAGAAGCGAACTTTAATATGATCCGTAACTGGACAGGTGAGAGTACGGAAGAGGTTTTTTATGAATTGTGTGATGAATACGGCATGCTGGTATTCAATGATTTCTGGCTGAGTACGCAAGGTTATAATATGCCGGTAAATGATGACAACCTATTCCTGCAGAATGCGGAAGATGTTGTGGTGCGTTTTCGTAATCATCCTTCCATTGCTGTTTGGAATCCCCGTAATGAAGGATTCGCCCCTGCTTATATTGAAGAACGGCTTGCAAAGATGATTGCAGAGAAGGACGGTACCCGTTACTATAGTCCGAACTCTACACATTGTAACCTAAGACCAAGCGGTCCATGGAACTATCATAAGAATCCGGTAGATTATTATCGTAACCGGGCACATGGGTTCAATACGGAGCAAGGTTCGACTTCCATCCCTACGGAAGAATCTATTCTGGCTATGATGGATGTGAAAGATGCCTGGCCTATCAGTGATGTTTGGTATTATCATGATCTGCATGGGGGACAGAGGGAATTTATGGAAGACATAGATCGGAAATACGGAAAGCCGACGGACTTGAAAGACTTTAGCCGAAAAGCACAGATTGCCAACTATGACAGCCATCGTGCCATGATGGAAGCATGGAACAGTAAAATGTGGAACAGTACAAGTGGCCTGTTGCTCTGGATGAGCCATCCGGCATGGCCCAGTATGGTCTGGCAAATTTATTCTTGGGATTATGAAACCTTCGGATCTTTCTATGGTTGCCGCAAGGCGTGTGAACCTGTCCATATTCAGAAGAATCTTGATGACCAGAAAATAATAGTAGTGAATACTACTTTAAAGGAAATGAAAGGAGCCAAAGCTATCTATGAAGCTTACTCTCTGGAAGGTAAATCTTTGTTCCGACGGGTATTGAAAGTAAATGTAGCGGCCAATGGAACAACAGAATGTTTTGTGCAGGATAAGCCTCTTGGCATTACCGGGGTATATCTGGAGCGTCTGCTGTTGACTGATAAATATGGAAGGACAGTTTCTGTCAATGATTATTGGCAAGACAATGGCAAAGGAAACTTTCTGGATTTTAATTCATTGGAGGAAGCCTCGGTAGCTTGTAAACTAATCAGTAGAAAGAATAATCGGGTACAAATTGAATTACGTAATACAGGTGTAAAGCCTGCCATTGCCTTGAAACTAAATGTACGTGAGCCGGATACGGACAAACGTATCCTGCCTGCTTATATCTCAGACGGCTATTTTAATTTATTATCGGGAGAAAAGAGAACTATCACAATAGAATATATGTCGCAAAGAGAGGCTTCGATTTCTGTAGAAGGATATAATTTGAAGCGCAGCAGGTTGTTAACTCTGAAATAA
- a CDS encoding beta-glucosidase, translated as MKRRTKIVYTILLTLMACAARTTQAQELYKNENAPTHERIMDLLSRLSVEEKISLLRATSPGISRLDIPKYYHGNEALHGVVRPGRFTVFPQAIGLAATWDPVLQEQVATVISDEARARWNELDQGREQKNQFSDLLTFWSPTVNMARDPRWGRTPETYGEDPYLSGVMGTAFVKGLQGNDSRYLKIVSTPKHFAANNEEHNRFVCNPQISEKQLREYYFPAFEACVKEGKSASIMSAYNALNDVPCTLNAWLLTKVLRNDWGFKGYVVSDCGGPSLLVNAHKYVKTKEAAATLSIKAGLDLECGDDVYDEPLLSAYRQYMVTDADIDSAAYRVLRARMQLGLFDSGEKNPYTKISPDVIGSAEHQEVALNAARECIVLLKNQKKMLPLNVKKVKSIAVVGINAGNCEFGDYSGSPVIAPVSVLQGIKDRVGDGVKVVYAPWKSAVDGMELIQGANFPEGLKAEYFDNTKLQGAPKVRKEEWINFEPANQAPDPFLPKSPLSARWTGKLRPTVTGQYTFSFTSDDGCRLSIDGKMLIDAWQGHAVRTDTATIYLEAGKDYQLKAEYYDNRDYAVAKLQWRVPQVGKVTRLDLYGEAGKAVRECETVVAVLGINKSIEREGQDRYDIQLPADQREFLQEIYKVNPNIIVVLVAGSSLTINWMDEHIPAIVNAWYPGESGGKAVAEVLFGDYNPGGRLPLTYYKSLDELPPFDDYDITKGRTYKYFKGEVLYPFGYGLSYTSFKYSNLQVEDGEDEINVSFQLKNTGKCAGDEVAQVYVKLPERNEVMPVKELKGFERVSLKGGESKKVTVKLRKDLLRYWDEEQGRFVYPSGDYMIMLGASSADIRLQKIVPVLQKDNYLMPHPEK; from the coding sequence ATGAAGAGAAGAACCAAGATTGTATATACCATACTGTTGACACTTATGGCCTGTGCCGCCCGAACGACACAGGCTCAGGAGCTTTATAAGAATGAAAATGCTCCCACCCACGAACGTATCATGGACTTATTGTCACGTTTGTCGGTTGAGGAAAAGATTAGTTTACTGCGTGCTACGTCACCGGGCATCTCCCGTCTGGACATTCCTAAATATTATCATGGCAACGAAGCGCTTCACGGAGTGGTTCGTCCGGGACGGTTCACTGTGTTTCCGCAGGCCATCGGACTGGCGGCTACCTGGGACCCGGTGTTGCAGGAACAAGTGGCTACGGTTATTTCTGATGAGGCCCGTGCCCGTTGGAATGAACTGGACCAGGGACGGGAGCAGAAGAACCAGTTCAGCGATTTGTTGACTTTTTGGTCGCCTACAGTGAATATGGCGCGCGACCCGCGTTGGGGGCGTACTCCTGAGACATACGGTGAAGACCCGTATCTGAGTGGTGTCATGGGGACTGCTTTTGTGAAAGGTTTGCAAGGCAATGATAGTCGTTACTTGAAGATTGTATCGACTCCCAAACATTTTGCAGCCAATAATGAAGAACACAATCGTTTTGTATGTAATCCGCAAATATCAGAGAAGCAACTTCGCGAATACTATTTCCCGGCCTTTGAGGCATGCGTGAAAGAGGGTAAGTCTGCATCTATCATGTCCGCTTATAATGCGTTGAATGATGTGCCTTGTACGCTGAACGCTTGGCTGCTGACCAAAGTGTTGCGTAATGACTGGGGATTCAAGGGCTATGTGGTTTCCGATTGCGGAGGTCCTTCCTTACTGGTCAATGCGCATAAGTATGTGAAGACTAAAGAGGCTGCGGCTACTCTCTCCATAAAAGCGGGTTTAGACCTGGAATGTGGCGATGATGTATATGATGAGCCTTTGTTGAGTGCCTACCGTCAGTATATGGTTACGGATGCTGACATCGATTCGGCTGCCTATCGTGTGCTGCGCGCACGTATGCAGTTGGGGCTATTCGATAGCGGAGAAAAGAATCCTTATACGAAGATATCTCCGGATGTGATAGGGTCGGCAGAGCATCAGGAAGTAGCTTTGAATGCGGCACGTGAATGTATCGTGCTGCTTAAGAATCAGAAAAAGATGTTACCGCTCAATGTCAAAAAGGTAAAGTCGATAGCTGTGGTGGGCATAAATGCTGGTAATTGTGAGTTTGGAGATTATAGCGGTTCGCCGGTGATTGCTCCGGTCTCGGTGTTGCAGGGTATCAAAGATAGGGTAGGCGATGGAGTGAAAGTGGTATATGCTCCTTGGAAATCAGCTGTAGACGGCATGGAGCTTATACAGGGGGCCAATTTTCCGGAAGGATTGAAAGCCGAATATTTTGATAATACGAAGTTGCAGGGTGCTCCGAAGGTGCGCAAAGAAGAATGGATTAACTTTGAGCCTGCTAACCAGGCACCTGATCCTTTCTTACCTAAATCTCCTTTGTCAGCTCGCTGGACAGGAAAATTACGTCCCACGGTCACCGGACAATATACATTCAGTTTTACATCAGATGATGGTTGCCGCTTGAGTATTGACGGCAAGATGCTGATTGATGCATGGCAGGGACATGCAGTCCGTACAGATACAGCTACTATTTATCTGGAAGCCGGAAAGGATTATCAGTTGAAGGCGGAATACTATGATAATCGTGATTATGCTGTGGCGAAACTGCAATGGCGGGTTCCTCAGGTTGGCAAAGTCACTCGTTTGGATTTGTATGGTGAGGCCGGAAAAGCGGTGCGTGAGTGTGAGACGGTAGTTGCTGTATTAGGCATCAATAAGTCGATAGAACGTGAAGGACAAGATAGATATGATATTCAGCTTCCGGCAGACCAGAGGGAGTTCTTGCAGGAAATTTACAAGGTGAATCCGAATATCATAGTTGTATTGGTTGCAGGCAGTTCGCTGACTATCAACTGGATGGATGAACATATTCCGGCTATAGTGAATGCTTGGTATCCGGGTGAGAGCGGAGGTAAAGCTGTGGCGGAGGTTTTGTTCGGTGATTATAATCCGGGAGGCCGTTTGCCGCTGACTTATTACAAGAGTCTGGATGAACTTCCTCCATTTGATGATTATGATATCACTAAGGGACGTACTTATAAGTATTTCAAAGGGGAGGTTTTATATCCTTTCGGTTATGGCTTGAGCTATACTTCATTCAAGTATTCCAATTTACAAGTGGAAGATGGTGAGGACGAAATAAATGTTTCTTTCCAATTGAAGAATACTGGTAAATGTGCAGGGGATGAAGTGGCACAGGTATATGTGAAACTGCCTGAACGGAATGAGGTAATGCCTGTTAAAGAGTTAAAAGGCTTTGAGCGTGTTTCGTTGAAGGGCGGTGAGAGCAAGAAAGTTACTGTCAAATTGCGAAAAGACTTGTTACGTTATTGGGATGAGGAGCAAGGTCGGTTTGTATATCCTTCCGGTGACTATATGATTATGTTAGGCGCATCTTCCGCTGATATCCGTTTGCAGAAAATTGTACCGGTATTGCAAAAGGATAATTATCTGATGCCTCATCCTGAAAAATAA
- a CDS encoding GH92 family glycosyl hydrolase, giving the protein MKFTHCLASVALVSVLGACGGVQNQVTDVKGPVDYVNPYMGNISHLLVPTFPTIHLPNSMLRVYPERADYTTDMLNGLPLIVTSHRGSSAFNLSPYQGDKLRPVIAYSYDNEILKPYYYEVILDDEEIKVKYAPSHQSALYQIDYSQQDKPVYMMINSRNGAIKAGDGVVSGYQQLENNTRVYLYIESDVAPIETGILADGKIDVDKKEAEGRNACAVMHFADGTKTVNLRYGISFISEEQAKKNLQRELPDYNLRALAEKGRQTWDKALSDIQVEGGSETDKQVLYTSLYRVFERPVCISEDGRYFSAFDGKIHEDNGEPFYTDDWIWDTYRAAHPLRLLIDEGTEKNVIDSYLRMAEQMGDMWMPTFPEITGDSRRMNSNHAVATVADAAAKGLQFDLEKAYEACRKGIEEKTLAPWSGAAAGWIDDFYKKNGYIPALQAGEKETDPNVHPFEKRQPIAVTLGTSYDQWCLSRIADMLGKKDDAAHYLKCAHNYRNVYNAETAFFHPKDKNGKWIEPFDYRFSGGMGAREYYGENNGWVYRWDVPHNVADLIALMGGNEQFIANLDQTFREPLGRGKHSFYAQIPDHTGNVGQFSMANEPSLHIPYLYNYAGQPWKTQKRIRQLLKTWFRNDLMGLPGDEDGGGMSAFVVFSSLGFYPVTPGSPSYNIGSPLFTKAKVMLSNGKVFEVEAQGASDENKYIQSATLNGKEWNKPWFSHDDIKDGGRLVLVMGNRPNKAWGSAADSVPPSAGK; this is encoded by the coding sequence ATGAAATTTACACATTGCTTAGCCTCAGTGGCCTTAGTCTCTGTTTTAGGTGCTTGTGGAGGAGTACAAAATCAAGTAACCGATGTAAAAGGTCCGGTTGACTATGTAAATCCCTACATGGGAAATATCAGCCATTTGCTGGTTCCTACTTTCCCCACTATCCATTTACCAAACAGCATGCTCCGTGTTTATCCGGAACGGGCAGATTACACAACGGATATGTTGAATGGACTTCCTTTGATTGTGACCAGTCATCGTGGCAGCTCTGCTTTCAATCTGAGTCCGTATCAAGGGGATAAACTTCGTCCGGTTATAGCTTACAGTTATGATAATGAGATATTGAAACCTTATTACTATGAGGTGATTCTTGATGACGAAGAGATCAAAGTGAAGTATGCGCCTTCCCACCAGTCTGCTCTCTATCAGATAGATTATAGCCAGCAGGATAAGCCTGTGTACATGATGATCAATTCACGTAACGGTGCTATCAAGGCAGGTGACGGGGTTGTGAGCGGTTACCAGCAATTGGAAAATAATACGCGGGTTTACCTGTATATAGAGTCGGACGTTGCACCTATAGAAACCGGTATTCTGGCTGATGGTAAAATAGATGTCGACAAGAAAGAAGCGGAAGGTCGTAATGCCTGTGCTGTTATGCACTTTGCAGATGGAACGAAAACGGTCAATCTGCGCTATGGGATTTCATTTATAAGTGAAGAACAAGCCAAGAAAAACCTGCAACGTGAATTGCCTGACTATAACCTGCGGGCTTTAGCGGAAAAGGGACGTCAAACCTGGGATAAAGCATTGAGCGATATTCAGGTAGAAGGTGGCAGCGAGACAGATAAGCAAGTGCTTTATACCTCGCTTTATCGTGTATTCGAACGTCCGGTATGCATCAGCGAAGACGGTCGTTATTTCAGTGCATTCGACGGAAAGATACATGAAGATAATGGCGAGCCATTCTACACGGACGATTGGATTTGGGATACTTACCGTGCTGCCCATCCTTTGCGTCTGCTGATTGACGAAGGAACAGAAAAGAATGTGATTGATTCTTATTTGCGCATGGCGGAACAGATGGGAGATATGTGGATGCCTACTTTCCCCGAAATCACAGGTGACTCTCGCCGCATGAACTCCAACCATGCCGTAGCAACTGTGGCCGATGCGGCTGCTAAGGGATTACAATTCGATTTGGAGAAAGCCTATGAAGCTTGTCGCAAAGGAATAGAGGAAAAGACATTGGCACCGTGGTCGGGTGCCGCTGCCGGTTGGATAGACGATTTCTATAAGAAGAACGGATATATCCCGGCACTCCAGGCAGGAGAGAAGGAGACGGATCCGAATGTGCATCCGTTTGAGAAACGTCAGCCGATTGCCGTTACACTGGGAACTTCCTATGATCAATGGTGCTTATCGAGAATCGCCGACATGCTGGGAAAGAAAGATGATGCTGCCCATTATCTGAAGTGTGCTCATAATTATCGCAATGTGTATAATGCTGAAACAGCTTTCTTTCATCCGAAGGATAAAAACGGCAAATGGATTGAACCGTTTGATTATCGTTTCTCCGGAGGTATGGGTGCCCGCGAATATTATGGCGAAAACAATGGTTGGGTGTACCGTTGGGATGTTCCCCACAATGTAGCTGACCTGATTGCCTTGATGGGAGGTAACGAACAGTTCATTGCCAATCTGGACCAGACTTTCCGTGAACCGCTGGGGCGTGGCAAGCATTCTTTCTATGCACAGATACCTGATCACACGGGCAATGTAGGTCAATTCTCAATGGCTAATGAACCGAGTTTGCATATCCCTTATCTCTACAACTATGCCGGTCAGCCCTGGAAGACACAAAAGCGTATCCGGCAGTTGTTGAAGACATGGTTCCGTAATGACCTGATGGGATTGCCGGGAGATGAAGACGGTGGCGGTATGTCGGCATTTGTCGTATTCTCTTCTTTAGGTTTCTATCCGGTGACTCCGGGCTCCCCGTCTTATAACATCGGCAGCCCTCTGTTTACTAAAGCTAAAGTGATGCTGAGCAATGGAAAAGTGTTTGAGGTAGAGGCACAAGGTGCATCGGACGAAAACAAATATATCCAGTCTGCAACGTTGAATGGCAAGGAATGGAATAAGCCCTGGTTCAGCCATGACGATATAAAAGATGGAGGAAGACTGGTATTGGTAATGGGCAACAGACCCAATAAGGCATGGGGTAGTGCGGCAGACTCTGTTCCCCCCTCGGCTGGCAAGTAG
- a CDS encoding family 43 glycosylhydrolase translates to MKNYLITLTALSLTLMSCNNQKQAETVALGPNPFITHMYTADPSAHVWEDGRLYVYASHDVDPPRGCDLMDRYHVFSTDDMVNWTDHGEILNSSQVSWGRKDGGFMWAPDCAYRDGTYYFYFPHPSGDDWNNTWRVGIATSKHPAKDFTVQDKYIEMIGMEDDCFAMIDPCVFVDDDDQAYFYYGGGGRCVGAKMKDNMMELAEPLRAMEGLKDFHEAAWIHKKDGVYYLSYADNHAENGKGANRLNYATSNSPLGPWTYQGIYLEPTGCDTSHGSIAEYKGEWFAFYHNSSISGKGNLRSICVDKLYYNPDGTIQVVTQTK, encoded by the coding sequence ATGAAAAACTATTTGATTACCTTAACTGCCTTGTCGTTGACATTGATGAGCTGCAATAACCAGAAGCAAGCTGAAACGGTTGCTTTAGGTCCGAATCCTTTTATTACTCACATGTACACAGCCGATCCTTCAGCTCATGTATGGGAAGACGGACGTTTGTATGTTTATGCTTCTCATGATGTTGATCCTCCGCGTGGGTGTGATTTGATGGACCGCTATCATGTATTCTCTACGGATGATATGGTGAACTGGACGGATCATGGTGAAATACTGAACTCTTCGCAGGTGTCTTGGGGACGTAAAGATGGTGGCTTCATGTGGGCACCCGATTGTGCATATAGGGATGGTACTTATTATTTTTACTTTCCGCACCCGAGTGGTGATGACTGGAACAATACCTGGAGAGTGGGTATAGCTACCAGTAAACATCCTGCCAAAGACTTTACTGTACAAGACAAGTATATTGAAATGATAGGAATGGAAGACGATTGCTTTGCCATGATAGACCCTTGTGTCTTTGTGGATGATGATGATCAGGCTTATTTCTATTATGGCGGTGGAGGTCGTTGTGTGGGTGCCAAAATGAAGGATAATATGATGGAATTGGCAGAACCGCTGCGTGCAATGGAAGGTCTGAAAGATTTTCATGAGGCTGCCTGGATACATAAGAAAGACGGTGTGTACTACCTGTCCTATGCTGATAACCATGCGGAGAATGGCAAGGGAGCTAATCGTTTGAATTATGCAACCAGTAATTCTCCGTTAGGACCGTGGACATATCAGGGCATTTATCTTGAACCTACAGGTTGCGATACAAGTCATGGTTCTATTGCTGAATATAAAGGAGAATGGTTTGCTTTCTATCATAATAGCTCTATTTCAGGCAAAGGAAATCTTCGTTCTATTTGTGTAGATAAGCTCTATTATAATCCGGATGGTACCATACAAGTGGTAACACAAACTAAATAA
- a CDS encoding family 43 glycosylhydrolase produces MKKLAQLVSMVLVLGLMVSCASEQAPVKNDRIVTNPIDLNYRFQPDDESRREAADPVLEYFKGYYYMFASKSGGYWRSEDLAKWEYIPCTTIPTMEDYAPTILVYGDTLYFTASSGNTRIYKNAHPEQDTWEEVDTKLTYRQHDPAFFKDDDGRVYLYWGCSDVDPIVGVEVDPKDGFRAIGEPKVLIQHNCDKYGWEVPGKNNEEPRQGWNEGPCVLKHNGRYYLQYAAPGTQYRIYGDGNYVGDNPLGPFEYVEDNPFSFKPGGFIGGAGHGHTFKDKYGNYWHVASMTISVRHWFERRLGLFPVVVSEKYGMYALTTFADYPFCIPDRKVDFEKEDIGMGWNLLSYKKKVSSSSHLEGYEPELANDEQVETWWAAQTGDAGEWLQIDLGKTMEVNAVQVNFADHKFNVHAPHAPVVYQYYIEGSTNGKDWTRLVDEEKNLQDAPHKLHTLRVPAKVQYLRICNTKDMEGSFSLFDLRVFGQGSGKVPAGVTGFQASRDNNDKRIYRFRWNPQEEVTGYILRWGTQKEKLTHSMVVYGNQYEARYFNRDSEYYFSISAFNENGVGK; encoded by the coding sequence ATGAAGAAATTAGCTCAGTTAGTTAGTATGGTTCTTGTTTTGGGACTGATGGTCAGTTGTGCCTCGGAACAAGCTCCGGTTAAGAATGATAGAATTGTGACTAATCCTATTGATCTGAATTATCGTTTTCAACCTGATGATGAGTCACGACGTGAAGCGGCCGATCCTGTACTGGAATATTTTAAAGGATATTATTATATGTTTGCCTCTAAATCAGGTGGATATTGGCGTTCAGAGGATTTGGCAAAATGGGAGTATATCCCTTGTACAACCATTCCAACGATGGAAGATTATGCACCGACCATCCTTGTTTATGGCGATACTCTTTATTTTACGGCATCCAGTGGGAACACCCGTATTTATAAAAACGCTCATCCTGAACAGGACACTTGGGAAGAAGTAGACACAAAATTGACTTATCGTCAGCATGATCCGGCTTTCTTTAAGGATGATGATGGAAGAGTATATCTTTATTGGGGATGTTCGGATGTTGATCCGATCGTGGGAGTAGAAGTGGATCCTAAAGATGGCTTCCGGGCTATTGGAGAACCTAAAGTCTTGATTCAGCATAATTGTGATAAATATGGTTGGGAAGTACCTGGAAAGAACAATGAAGAACCACGTCAAGGTTGGAACGAGGGACCCTGTGTACTGAAACATAATGGTCGCTATTATTTGCAATATGCAGCTCCCGGTACTCAATACCGTATTTATGGTGATGGTAATTATGTGGGTGATAATCCGTTAGGTCCGTTTGAATATGTAGAAGACAATCCATTCTCTTTCAAGCCCGGAGGTTTCATCGGTGGTGCCGGGCATGGTCATACATTCAAAGATAAGTATGGTAATTACTGGCATGTGGCATCTATGACTATTTCTGTTCGTCATTGGTTTGAACGCCGTTTAGGTTTATTCCCGGTAGTTGTTTCTGAGAAATATGGTATGTATGCGTTGACAACTTTTGCCGATTATCCTTTCTGTATTCCTGATCGGAAGGTCGATTTTGAAAAGGAAGATATCGGTATGGGGTGGAACTTGCTTTCATATAAGAAAAAAGTATCTTCGTCTTCACATCTTGAAGGCTATGAACCGGAATTGGCTAATGATGAACAGGTGGAAACCTGGTGGGCTGCTCAAACAGGCGATGCCGGTGAGTGGCTGCAAATAGACCTTGGAAAAACAATGGAAGTGAATGCTGTTCAGGTGAACTTTGCAGATCATAAATTCAATGTACATGCGCCCCATGCCCCTGTGGTTTATCAATATTATATAGAAGGTTCTACAAATGGTAAAGACTGGACTCGTTTGGTAGATGAAGAAAAGAATCTGCAGGATGCTCCTCATAAACTGCATACTCTGCGTGTTCCTGCGAAAGTGCAATATCTAAGAATCTGCAACACTAAAGATATGGAAGGAAGTTTTTCTCTATTCGACTTACGTGTCTTTGGTCAAGGTAGTGGTAAGGTGCCTGCCGGAGTTACAGGATTTCAAGCTTCACGTGATAATAACGATAAACGTATCTATCGGTTTAGATGGAATCCGCAGGAAGAAGTAACAGGATATATTTTGCGTTGGGGAACGCAAAAGGAGAAATTGACTCACTCTATGGTGGTTTATGGAAACCAATATGAGGCCCGTTATTTCAATAGAGACTCTGAATATTACTTTTCTATTAGTGCGTTTAATGAAAATGGTGTGGGTAAATGA